In Planifilum fimeticola, the following are encoded in one genomic region:
- a CDS encoding FixH family protein produces the protein MIRKGLGSRIAHVCRLILLITVCVSVSACTAGGDAAEEHTGLSLRVESTPHPAKTHQKAELVVYVTAKDRPVDEAKVEIGIQHEEGDHTERVEAKSVAKGKYLVKKTFHQPGVYHLTIYAEKPGLSAIATKNLIVE, from the coding sequence ATGATACGAAAAGGCCTTGGTTCCAGGATCGCTCATGTGTGTCGCTTGATCTTGCTGATCACGGTGTGTGTGTCCGTCAGTGCCTGCACGGCAGGCGGAGACGCCGCCGAGGAGCATACCGGGTTGTCCCTGCGGGTGGAATCGACTCCCCATCCGGCGAAAACCCATCAAAAGGCTGAACTGGTTGTCTACGTCACCGCGAAGGATCGCCCTGTCGATGAAGCAAAGGTGGAAATCGGCATTCAACATGAAGAAGGGGATCATACAGAGCGGGTCGAGGCCAAATCCGTGGCCAAGGGCAAGTATCTGGTGAAGAAGACGTTTCACCAGCCCGGCGTCTACCATTTGACCATTTATGCCGAAAAACCCGGTCTGTCCGCGATTGCCACGAAAAACCTGATCGTCGAGTAG